Proteins from a single region of Sphaerochaeta globosa str. Buddy:
- a CDS encoding putative bifunctional diguanylate cyclase/phosphodiesterase, producing the protein MQDFPKNKKNLNSWKSVIVPAILILMLFLAAGLLVVNSLSSFYYQERVQEASLLAKSYTSILSTVIDAEYQLDQQMESTLKVAGVTVSKYTLPFSNELLSTMAANLDVDVIYVYDNNLNITHSSDNNYIGWVSPPDHPISIFYESGQLFQAEVIRADTESGTLYKYGYYRFPQGGMVQVGILASNIKALYAQFEPQYIVERLSKDAKHTRLAYLDPERKVLAASDISLIGSVIQPDNVGLPISETSFSRISWEGTNYLALHLPITLKEAFAGSLVLFYDLSKMEQLILRLTVIIASALLVFYLLFAYSLFTVYRKNRRILSLAYLDELTGLPNLRNYHAYLEEIRCQHLALVVLNPLNFRLLNILYGYDHGDKVLINIAQHLRARSIAWEAMQPFRLSDDRFLLVIRDEESLEYLLSICQQLLNIKQETGLIGSIEVSIGLVQSIGPFHDATRLLKEALIALNATSPTHQIQVYNSELEERLVRADTIEQEIKAALHGDEGILSLVYQPIYDSDAAQIVSFEALARMKSKKLGSISPVEFIDIAEKRQLIIPLGKKILSIACDFINELQGLGIYDVSVAVNVSALQLMEEPFITYLLNLTKEKQIPLNQLEIELTESVFAKDIQFISSQLRELRNLGILISIDDFGTGYSSLSRLETLEIDYLKLDKSFVEKLKTNSENGFVSDIISLAHHIEKLVIAEGVETEEQESELQKLGCDYVQGYLYSRPVGREQALQLLEVGDA; encoded by the coding sequence GTGCAGGACTTTCCAAAAAACAAAAAAAACCTCAATTCATGGAAGTCGGTCATTGTGCCTGCAATCCTCATTCTCATGCTCTTCTTGGCCGCCGGGCTTCTGGTTGTCAATTCACTCTCCTCATTCTATTATCAGGAACGGGTCCAGGAAGCCTCCCTGTTGGCCAAAAGCTATACCAGCATCCTGAGTACCGTCATCGATGCCGAGTACCAGCTTGACCAACAGATGGAAAGCACCCTCAAGGTGGCAGGGGTTACGGTGAGCAAGTACACATTACCCTTTTCCAATGAGTTGCTTTCCACGATGGCAGCAAACCTTGATGTTGATGTCATCTACGTATATGACAATAATTTGAACATCACCCACTCAAGCGACAACAACTATATTGGATGGGTCTCCCCGCCAGACCATCCTATCAGTATATTCTATGAAAGCGGACAGTTGTTCCAAGCTGAAGTAATCAGGGCCGATACCGAAAGTGGAACGCTTTACAAGTATGGGTATTATCGATTCCCACAAGGGGGAATGGTACAAGTCGGTATTCTGGCTTCCAACATCAAAGCGTTGTATGCTCAGTTCGAACCACAATATATTGTTGAGCGGCTGAGCAAAGATGCCAAACACACCCGGCTTGCATACCTCGATCCTGAGCGCAAAGTACTGGCAGCCTCCGACATCTCACTCATCGGCTCGGTGATACAGCCTGATAACGTCGGCTTGCCTATCTCTGAAACCTCGTTTAGTCGAATCTCCTGGGAAGGGACCAACTATCTGGCTCTTCATCTTCCCATCACCCTCAAGGAGGCGTTTGCCGGATCCTTGGTCCTATTCTATGATTTGTCAAAGATGGAACAACTCATACTGAGGCTTACGGTGATCATAGCTTCGGCCTTGCTGGTATTCTATCTGCTTTTTGCATACTCCCTCTTTACCGTCTATCGTAAGAATCGACGTATTCTCAGCCTCGCATACCTCGATGAACTTACCGGTCTGCCCAACTTGAGAAACTATCATGCCTACCTAGAAGAAATACGCTGTCAGCATCTTGCATTGGTGGTGCTCAATCCGCTGAACTTCAGGCTGTTGAACATCCTGTATGGATATGACCATGGCGACAAGGTGCTTATCAACATAGCCCAACACCTCAGAGCGCGCTCGATTGCCTGGGAGGCCATGCAACCATTCCGACTCTCCGATGACCGCTTCCTCTTGGTGATCAGGGACGAGGAATCCTTGGAATACTTGCTCTCAATCTGTCAGCAGCTGCTGAACATCAAACAGGAAACCGGGTTGATTGGTTCCATTGAGGTTTCCATCGGTTTGGTGCAGAGTATCGGGCCTTTTCATGATGCAACACGGTTGCTCAAGGAAGCCCTGATCGCATTGAATGCAACTTCTCCCACCCACCAAATCCAGGTGTACAACTCCGAACTGGAGGAGAGACTTGTCAGAGCCGATACCATCGAGCAGGAAATCAAGGCCGCTCTGCATGGGGATGAAGGAATCCTCAGTCTTGTGTATCAGCCGATCTATGACAGTGACGCTGCCCAAATTGTCAGTTTTGAAGCCCTTGCCCGGATGAAAAGCAAGAAGTTGGGATCAATCAGTCCTGTTGAGTTCATAGACATTGCCGAAAAACGTCAGCTCATTATTCCACTCGGGAAGAAGATCCTTTCCATCGCCTGTGACTTCATCAACGAACTACAAGGGCTGGGAATATACGATGTATCGGTAGCCGTCAACGTATCGGCCCTCCAGTTGATGGAGGAACCTTTTATCACCTATTTGCTTAATCTGACTAAGGAAAAGCAAATCCCGCTCAATCAACTGGAGATAGAACTGACTGAATCAGTCTTTGCCAAGGACATCCAATTCATTTCCTCCCAATTGAGGGAACTCAGAAACCTGGGAATCCTGATTTCCATCGACGATTTCGGTACCGGGTACTCCTCACTCAGCCGCTTGGAAACTTTGGAAATCGATTACTTGAAATTGGATAAGTCATTCGTGGAGAAACTGAAGACAAACAGCGAGAATGGTTTTGTCAGTGACATCATCTCCTTGGCACACCATATTGAGAAACTTGTTATTGCCGAAGGTGTTGAGACAGAAGAGCAAGAAAGTGAATTGCAAAAACTTGGTTGTGATTATGTCCAGGGCTATTTGTACAGCAGACCGGTTGGCAGGGAGCAGGCATTGCAACTCTTGGAGGTCGGTGATGCGTAA
- a CDS encoding diguanylate cyclase produces MRNLCPKRLVFFLLLCSSSLTLWSSDLPTLDAAIEHMSNPVFLVEAESKIIVYANPISSSFFALPSERLTGRSFLSLLSLKDQSINHLQGKSVTYQRADGKNGYLQVGVQSVVSDGTYYYLILLQDRTDQELLLIRSRILSIALFTLLLVSGLFIVLFLVLQIRLMHTLQQQRKLQDYSIKLLQNFLDADRRISYVQDENGNLKFVNAALEQFVGKQADQLLDTTIENIVHPGFASQLQYNDEVVMAEQRRQEHTATWNNCTYRINTFPLILPDGKPGLGTFVVDITEQVQQEKDLKQNLKRSALLVDILASYEKTEDRLRVALHRVAELTQSTFGLLLIADSADEPLHVQAWYGNISPSTSHLPAELNQHYKTLLSDSGTLIQNQAPLSCPLCDYLELPDEELTCLITIAYFVDQRLAGIVLLANNPSGYREQEGYQVKLLFGSIHTSMIKQQKELELEASQQSLRLILDSTAEGIFGIDQQGLCTFCNTSCLSLLGYDNEQELLGKNIHALIHHSTADGNPIDERDCPIRNTLVSGIGVEMENDVFWRKDATYFAVLCYSYPQIKEEVVVGAVVTFTNNTERKANLEKIEFLSFHDQLTGLNNRAFFDEKLISIDREKDLPFSIIVGDVNGLKLTNDIFGHTAGDALLIDVANVLTASCRKTDIISRIGGDEFVILLPNTSNATAQEVVERIQANLDQKSVLAGRRSIALGWATKTGRDERIHDMFDVAEDRMYRQKTLRRTETQRQQLEVLTNMLFTKAPKERDHAAKVQNHARLIGKLLQVSSEDLSLICRAGYYHDIGKVVLDTKLINAKGRDPAMQREYQEHVSSGFRILNTFEETIDLAPLVLHHHERWDGTGYLKGLCAEEIPYISRVLRLAEVWEREGLQDCSPEKKREILTQLAGNEVDPAMVSQILSAL; encoded by the coding sequence ATGCGTAACCTGTGCCCCAAAAGATTGGTTTTCTTCCTCCTTCTCTGTAGCTCATCGCTGACGCTCTGGTCATCTGATCTTCCAACGCTCGATGCTGCCATCGAGCATATGAGCAATCCTGTCTTTTTGGTGGAAGCAGAGAGTAAAATCATTGTCTATGCCAATCCCATCTCCTCCAGCTTTTTCGCCCTCCCCTCCGAGCGACTCACCGGACGTTCCTTTCTTTCGCTGCTGAGCCTTAAGGACCAAAGCATCAACCATTTGCAGGGAAAATCAGTCACGTATCAACGGGCTGATGGAAAAAATGGCTACCTGCAGGTGGGTGTGCAGAGTGTCGTCAGCGATGGTACCTATTATTACCTGATTCTCCTGCAGGACAGGACCGATCAGGAACTGCTTTTGATCAGAAGCCGCATCCTTTCCATTGCGTTGTTTACCCTGCTGCTCGTATCAGGTCTCTTCATCGTACTCTTTTTGGTGCTCCAGATCAGGCTTATGCATACCCTGCAACAACAACGGAAGCTGCAAGACTATTCCATCAAGCTATTGCAGAATTTTTTGGATGCCGACAGACGTATCAGCTATGTCCAGGATGAAAATGGGAACCTAAAGTTTGTGAATGCGGCTCTGGAGCAGTTTGTAGGCAAACAAGCCGACCAGCTGCTGGATACTACAATTGAGAACATTGTTCACCCTGGTTTTGCTTCACAACTTCAATACAATGATGAAGTAGTGATGGCCGAGCAAAGGCGCCAGGAACATACAGCAACCTGGAACAATTGCACCTATAGGATCAATACATTCCCCCTCATCCTGCCTGATGGCAAACCAGGACTTGGGACCTTTGTGGTCGATATCACCGAACAGGTCCAACAGGAAAAGGACTTGAAGCAAAACCTCAAGAGATCGGCGTTGTTGGTCGATATACTCGCATCCTATGAAAAGACTGAAGACAGATTGCGAGTGGCATTACACAGGGTAGCCGAGCTGACGCAGAGCACCTTCGGGCTCTTGTTGATCGCTGACTCTGCTGATGAGCCGTTGCATGTTCAGGCATGGTACGGCAACATTTCCCCCTCCACTTCGCACTTGCCGGCCGAACTGAACCAACACTACAAAACCCTGCTTTCCGACAGTGGTACGTTAATCCAAAACCAAGCACCACTATCGTGTCCGCTTTGCGACTATCTCGAGTTACCCGACGAAGAGCTTACTTGCTTGATCACCATTGCGTATTTTGTCGACCAGAGGCTTGCCGGGATAGTCCTGCTTGCAAACAATCCTTCTGGATATAGAGAGCAGGAAGGCTACCAAGTGAAGTTGCTCTTTGGTAGCATTCATACTTCCATGATCAAACAGCAAAAGGAATTGGAGCTTGAAGCAAGCCAACAAAGCCTTCGCTTGATTCTGGATTCCACTGCTGAAGGAATTTTCGGTATCGACCAACAAGGGCTTTGCACGTTTTGCAATACAAGTTGCCTCTCCTTGCTAGGCTATGATAATGAGCAGGAACTTCTGGGCAAGAATATCCATGCACTCATCCACCATAGTACCGCCGACGGAAACCCAATAGATGAACGTGACTGTCCGATACGAAACACCCTTGTCAGCGGAATCGGCGTTGAAATGGAGAACGATGTTTTCTGGAGAAAGGATGCAACGTATTTTGCTGTATTATGCTACTCATATCCGCAAATCAAGGAAGAAGTCGTAGTCGGTGCTGTTGTCACCTTCACCAATAATACCGAGCGCAAGGCCAACCTTGAAAAGATTGAATTCCTCAGCTTTCATGACCAATTGACCGGGCTTAACAACAGAGCCTTCTTCGATGAAAAACTCATCAGTATCGATCGGGAAAAAGACCTTCCCTTCTCCATCATCGTCGGTGATGTAAATGGCTTGAAACTCACCAATGATATTTTCGGACACACCGCCGGGGATGCCTTGCTGATCGATGTCGCCAACGTGCTCACAGCCTCCTGCAGAAAGACGGACATTATCAGTCGCATCGGTGGGGATGAATTTGTAATTCTGCTTCCGAATACCAGCAATGCTACCGCCCAGGAGGTGGTTGAGAGGATTCAAGCAAACCTCGATCAGAAGAGTGTATTGGCAGGGAGAAGGAGCATAGCCTTAGGTTGGGCGACCAAAACTGGCAGGGATGAGAGGATTCACGATATGTTCGATGTGGCCGAAGACCGCATGTATCGCCAGAAGACGCTCAGACGCACGGAAACCCAACGGCAGCAGCTGGAAGTCCTTACCAATATGCTTTTTACCAAGGCACCCAAGGAAAGAGACCATGCGGCAAAAGTACAAAACCATGCTAGGCTTATCGGCAAACTGTTGCAGGTCAGCAGTGAAGATTTGAGCCTCATTTGCCGTGCAGGATATTACCATGACATCGGTAAGGTGGTTTTGGACACGAAACTGATCAATGCCAAGGGCCGCGATCCGGCAATGCAGCGAGAATACCAAGAACATGTAAGTTCTGGATTCAGGATTCTCAATACCTTTGAGGAAACCATCGACTTGGCTCCCTTGGTGTTGCATCACCACGAGCGATGGGATGGAACGGGTTATCTGAAGGGACTCTGTGCAGAAGAAATCCCGTACATCTCCCGAGTGCTGCGCCTTGCAGAGGTGTGGGAACGGGAGGGATTGCAGGATTGTTCACCTGAGAAAAAAAGGGAAATCTTGACTCAACTAGCAGGAAATGAAGTCGATCCTGCGATGGTGTCACAGATCCTGAGTGCGCTGTAA